The proteins below are encoded in one region of Reichenbachiella sp. 5M10:
- the mnmG gene encoding tRNA uridine-5-carboxymethylaminomethyl(34) synthesis enzyme MnmG — MFPEYDVIVVGAGHAGCEAAAAAANMGSKVMLITMNMNTIAQMSCNPAMGGVAKGQIVREIDALGGYSGIISDKSMIQFRMLNKSKGPAMWSPRTQNDRMRFAEEWRLALERTPNVDFWQEMVTGLIVKDNHIKGVRTSMGIEIKGKSVVLTNGTFLNGIIHIGEKRFGGGRTGEKAATGITEQLIELGFESGRMKTGTPPRVDGRSLNWDVMEEQPGDTDPGKFSFTDTKSLVNQRPCHITYTNPEVHEILKTGFEQSPMFTGRIKGLGPRYCPSIEDKINRFAERDRHQIFVEPEGWNTVEIYVNGFSTSLPEDVQYKAITKIPGFENVKMFRPGYAIEYDYFPPTQLNATLETRLISGLYFAGQINGTTGYEEAASQGLMAGINAHNKIHDKGDFVLNRSDAYIGVLIDDLINKGTNEPYRMFTSRAEFRILLRQDNADVRLTPLGHQLGLASEERLERVNQKIKETDQFIADLKKIKVKPEEVNPILEKHGSAIIKEKAPIINFLRRPEFEIDDILKLHPDAQNKANELTPEVIQQAAILVKYETYIEKEKSLADRMGDLDNKKIPSNFNYKEIPALSSEAKEKLSKIQPTNLGQASRISGVNPADISVLMVYMAR, encoded by the coding sequence ATGTTTCCAGAATACGACGTAATAGTAGTAGGGGCAGGACATGCAGGTTGTGAAGCCGCCGCTGCAGCTGCCAACATGGGTTCAAAAGTCATGCTCATCACCATGAACATGAACACCATAGCACAGATGTCTTGCAATCCCGCAATGGGTGGCGTTGCAAAAGGACAGATCGTACGTGAGATAGACGCGTTAGGAGGATACTCCGGTATCATATCTGACAAATCCATGATACAATTTAGGATGCTCAACAAATCCAAAGGACCTGCCATGTGGAGTCCACGTACACAAAACGATCGCATGCGCTTTGCAGAAGAATGGAGACTCGCACTAGAACGAACACCCAATGTAGACTTCTGGCAAGAAATGGTCACTGGATTGATTGTCAAAGACAATCATATCAAAGGCGTTAGAACCTCTATGGGTATAGAAATAAAAGGAAAATCAGTTGTTCTCACCAATGGAACATTTCTCAACGGAATCATACACATTGGAGAAAAACGCTTCGGAGGTGGACGCACAGGAGAAAAGGCAGCAACAGGTATAACTGAACAACTCATCGAACTTGGATTTGAATCAGGCAGAATGAAAACCGGTACACCTCCTAGAGTAGATGGTAGATCCCTCAATTGGGATGTGATGGAAGAACAACCCGGAGATACTGATCCTGGAAAATTTTCATTCACTGATACCAAATCTCTTGTGAATCAACGACCGTGTCATATCACATATACCAATCCTGAAGTACACGAAATACTCAAAACAGGATTCGAGCAATCCCCAATGTTCACTGGAAGGATAAAAGGATTAGGTCCAAGATATTGCCCATCAATCGAAGACAAAATCAACCGATTCGCTGAACGCGATCGACACCAAATATTCGTCGAACCAGAAGGATGGAATACTGTAGAAATATATGTCAATGGATTCTCCACCAGCCTACCAGAAGATGTTCAGTACAAAGCCATTACAAAAATACCTGGGTTTGAGAATGTCAAAATGTTCAGACCAGGATATGCTATAGAATACGACTACTTCCCACCGACACAACTCAACGCAACCTTAGAGACACGTCTAATCAGTGGTCTATACTTCGCAGGACAAATCAACGGAACTACCGGATATGAAGAGGCAGCCAGTCAAGGACTCATGGCAGGTATCAATGCACACAACAAAATACACGACAAAGGAGATTTTGTACTCAACAGATCCGACGCCTACATCGGGGTACTCATCGATGATCTTATCAATAAAGGAACAAACGAACCCTACCGTATGTTCACTTCAAGGGCAGAGTTCCGGATACTACTCAGACAAGACAATGCGGATGTACGATTAACTCCACTTGGACATCAACTAGGTTTAGCTTCTGAAGAAAGATTAGAAAGAGTAAATCAAAAGATAAAAGAAACAGATCAGTTCATCGCTGATCTCAAAAAAATCAAAGTTAAACCAGAAGAAGTCAATCCCATACTAGAAAAACATGGATCAGCTATCATCAAAGAAAAAGCACCAATCATCAATTTCTTGAGAAGACCAGAATTCGAAATAGATGACATACTCAAGCTACATCCAGATGCACAGAACAAAGCAAATGAACTGACACCAGAGGTCATACAACAAGCTGCTATATTAGTCAAATACGAAACATACATAGAAAAAGAAAAAAGCCTAGCAGACAGAATGGGTGATTTAGACAACAAAAAAATACCGTCCAATTTCAACTACAAAGAAATACCAGCACTCTCATCAGAGGCCAAAGAAAAACTATCTAAGATTCAACCAACGAATCTCGGACAAGCCTCAAGAATCAGTGGCGTCAATCCTGCAGATATTTCAGTTCTCATGGTCTATATGGCAAGATAA